In Actinoplanes sp. NBC_00393, a single genomic region encodes these proteins:
- the ppdK gene encoding pyruvate, phosphate dikinase, producing the protein MSGYVYDFADGNKDLKDLLGGKGANLAEMTRMGLPVPPGFTITTEACRAYLHTGSMPDGLLAEIHDHLRLVEARMNKAFGDPRDPLLLSVRSGAKFSMPGMMETILDIGLNDTTVIGLAQRSADDHFAWDSYRRLIQMFGKTVFDMPADAFENELAAARTTAGVRTDAELSPTQLKQLVSAYQKVFNAHTGRDFPQAPHEQLFLAVGAVFRSWNADRAVLYRRQEHIPADLGTAVNVMAMVFGNRGDDSGTGVAFTRDPATGRRGVYGDYLRNAQGEDVVAGIRNTMSLHELADIDPVSYRKLLQIMQRLEQRYRDLCDIEFTIENGKLWMLQTRVGKRTPAAAFVIAAQLVDEGTIDLDEALRRVTGEQLARLMFPSFDLDAAPEPLTTAVAASPGAAVGAVVFDSASAAAATGPVVLVRRETNPDDLPGMIAAQGILTARGGKTSHAAVVARGMGKTCVCGADDIQIGADSFTVGGRTIRAGEIISIDGTTGRVYAGAVPVRPSRVVRYFEGELTAHGDPLLAAVERLIIHADHRARLAVHANADTTADVARARRFGAVGVGLCRTEHMFLGERRILVEQLILAATDTERTAALAALLPLQRADFEQLFAAMDGLPVTVRLIDPPLHEFLPPLEDLTARVARAQALGEDSGRDGILLAAVRRIHEQNPMLGLRGVRLGLVVPGLFAMQVRAVAEAAAARVAVGGDPRPEIMVPLVGAVQELETVRAEAQTVLAGVPGAPPIRIGTMIEVPRAALTADRIATAADFFSFGTNDLTQMTWGFSRDDVEGAFFGRYLELGVFAVSPFETIDVGGVGELVRVAVERGRAARPQLIAGVCGEHGGDPASVRFFHEVGLDYVSCSPFRIPIARLEAGRAAAGGITAAESR; encoded by the coding sequence ATGTCCGGATACGTGTACGACTTTGCTGACGGCAACAAGGACCTCAAGGATCTGCTCGGCGGTAAGGGCGCCAATCTCGCCGAGATGACTCGGATGGGCCTTCCCGTACCGCCCGGATTCACCATCACCACCGAAGCGTGCCGTGCTTACTTGCACACCGGATCCATGCCCGACGGGCTGCTCGCTGAGATCCACGACCACTTGCGATTGGTCGAAGCGCGGATGAACAAAGCCTTCGGCGACCCGCGCGACCCGCTGTTGCTGTCGGTGCGTTCCGGGGCGAAGTTCTCCATGCCCGGCATGATGGAGACGATTCTCGACATCGGTTTGAACGACACCACCGTGATCGGTCTCGCGCAGCGCAGCGCCGACGATCACTTCGCCTGGGACTCCTACCGGCGTCTGATCCAGATGTTCGGCAAGACCGTCTTCGACATGCCGGCCGACGCGTTCGAGAACGAGCTCGCCGCCGCCCGCACCACAGCGGGGGTACGCACCGACGCGGAACTGAGCCCGACGCAGCTGAAGCAGCTCGTCTCCGCGTACCAGAAGGTCTTCAACGCGCACACCGGCCGCGACTTTCCGCAGGCGCCGCACGAGCAGCTGTTTCTCGCCGTCGGCGCGGTGTTCCGGTCGTGGAACGCCGACCGGGCGGTGCTCTACCGCCGGCAGGAACACATCCCGGCCGATCTGGGCACCGCGGTGAACGTGATGGCCATGGTCTTCGGCAACCGCGGTGACGACTCCGGCACCGGGGTGGCGTTCACCCGCGACCCGGCCACCGGCCGCCGCGGCGTCTACGGCGACTACCTGCGCAACGCCCAGGGCGAAGACGTCGTCGCCGGCATCCGCAACACCATGAGCCTGCACGAACTCGCCGACATCGACCCGGTCAGCTACCGCAAGCTGCTGCAGATCATGCAACGCCTCGAGCAGCGCTATCGGGACCTGTGCGACATCGAGTTCACCATCGAGAACGGCAAGCTGTGGATGCTGCAGACCCGGGTCGGCAAACGCACCCCGGCCGCCGCGTTCGTCATTGCCGCCCAACTCGTCGACGAGGGCACCATCGACCTCGACGAGGCGCTGCGGCGGGTGACCGGTGAGCAACTCGCCCGGCTGATGTTCCCCAGCTTCGACCTCGACGCCGCGCCGGAACCACTGACCACCGCCGTGGCGGCGTCGCCGGGTGCAGCGGTCGGTGCCGTCGTGTTCGACTCCGCGTCCGCTGCCGCCGCGACCGGCCCGGTCGTCCTGGTCCGCCGGGAGACTAACCCGGACGATCTGCCCGGCATGATCGCCGCCCAGGGCATCCTGACCGCGCGCGGCGGCAAGACCTCGCACGCCGCCGTGGTGGCCCGCGGCATGGGCAAGACCTGCGTCTGCGGCGCCGACGACATCCAGATCGGCGCGGATTCGTTCACCGTCGGCGGCCGTACCATCCGCGCGGGCGAGATCATCTCGATCGACGGCACCACCGGCCGCGTCTACGCCGGCGCGGTACCGGTCCGTCCCTCCCGCGTCGTGCGCTACTTCGAGGGTGAGTTGACCGCCCACGGCGACCCGCTGCTCGCCGCCGTGGAACGTCTGATCATCCACGCCGACCACCGCGCCCGGCTCGCCGTGCACGCCAACGCCGACACCACTGCCGACGTTGCCCGTGCCCGCCGGTTCGGTGCCGTCGGTGTCGGGCTGTGCCGCACCGAGCACATGTTCCTCGGCGAGCGGCGGATCCTGGTGGAACAGCTGATCCTCGCCGCCACTGACACCGAACGGACGGCCGCGCTCGCCGCACTGCTGCCGCTGCAACGCGCCGACTTCGAGCAGCTGTTCGCGGCGATGGATGGGCTGCCGGTCACGGTGCGCCTGATCGACCCGCCGCTGCACGAGTTCCTGCCGCCGCTGGAGGACCTGACCGCCCGTGTCGCCCGCGCTCAGGCGCTCGGCGAGGACTCGGGCCGCGATGGGATCCTGCTGGCGGCCGTACGTCGCATCCATGAGCAGAACCCGATGCTCGGTCTGCGCGGCGTACGTCTCGGTCTGGTCGTCCCGGGTTTGTTCGCGATGCAGGTCCGCGCGGTCGCCGAGGCTGCGGCGGCGCGGGTCGCCGTCGGCGGTGACCCGCGGCCGGAGATCATGGTTCCGCTGGTGGGCGCGGTGCAAGAGCTTGAAACGGTCCGCGCGGAGGCGCAGACGGTACTGGCCGGTGTGCCCGGCGCGCCGCCGATCCGGATCGGCACGATGATCGAGGTGCCGCGGGCCGCGCTCACCGCCGACCGGATCGCCACCGCCGCGGACTTCTTCTCCTTCGGTACCAACGATCTGACCCAGATGACGTGGGGATTCTCCCGCGACGACGTCGAGGGCGCGTTCTTCGGCCGCTACCTCGAGTTGGGGGTGTTCGCCGTGTCGCCGTTCGAGACGATCGACGTCGGCGGCGTCGGTGAGCTCGTGCGTGTCGCTGTCGAACGCGGCCGTGCCGCCCGCCCGCAGCTCATTGCCGGTGTCTGCGGCGAGCACGGCGGTGACCCCGCCTCCGTGCGGTTCTTCCACGAAGTGGGTCTCGACTACGTGTCCTGCTCACCGTTCCGCATTCCCATCGCCCGGCTCGAGGCCGGACGTGCCGCGGCCGGAGGCATCACCGCCGCGGAAAGCCGTTAG
- a CDS encoding universal stress protein: MNNLNGFQGETEARRHAGQVLQPTRFGEAINQYLAATGYPDPYATVGQHAGTAPADTGQQTSGLVVVGVDDSAISCIAVDHAAIEAALHSWALRLVNVRRSASDEAGVALLRRLLARVQASAPEVAAVARIAVGSDTSEALLAEAGDADLVVVGHHQGAAASVVGLSVAGRVARNHTRPLLIVRMPGWPAEFGARPLMVAVDGSPASRKSVQFALDEARVRGCDVTLLHLIGSGTDLARRHEILGGVTVRHRILGGDPVNALVEASDAAAAMVIAQHGLSAPLLEMAARVLPQKALCPVFLVG, encoded by the coding sequence ATGAACAACCTCAACGGCTTCCAGGGGGAGACCGAGGCGCGCCGGCATGCCGGCCAGGTTCTTCAACCCACCCGTTTCGGGGAGGCGATCAACCAGTACCTCGCCGCCACCGGCTACCCCGACCCGTACGCCACCGTCGGGCAACATGCCGGCACGGCACCGGCCGATACCGGTCAGCAAACCAGCGGCCTGGTCGTGGTGGGCGTGGATGACAGCGCGATCAGCTGCATCGCGGTGGACCACGCGGCTATCGAGGCCGCGCTGCACAGCTGGGCGTTGCGCCTGGTGAACGTTCGGCGTAGCGCCAGCGACGAGGCCGGGGTGGCGCTGCTGCGGCGGCTTCTGGCCCGAGTCCAGGCCAGCGCACCGGAAGTCGCCGCCGTCGCCCGGATCGCCGTCGGCTCGGACACCTCCGAGGCACTGCTCGCGGAGGCGGGCGACGCCGACCTCGTGGTCGTTGGCCATCACCAGGGTGCTGCGGCGAGCGTTGTCGGGCTCAGCGTCGCCGGCCGTGTCGCCCGCAACCACACCCGTCCGCTCCTGATCGTCCGGATGCCGGGCTGGCCGGCCGAGTTCGGGGCCCGGCCGCTGATGGTGGCTGTCGACGGGTCCCCGGCGTCGCGCAAGAGTGTCCAGTTCGCGCTCGACGAAGCACGGGTCCGCGGCTGCGACGTCACCCTCCTGCACCTGATCGGTTCCGGAACGGACCTGGCCCGCCGTCACGAGATTTTGGGTGGCGTGACCGTCCGTCACCGGATCCTAGGCGGGGATCCCGTGAACGCGTTGGTGGAGGCGTCCGACGCCGCAGCGGCGATGGTGATTGCTCAGCACGGGCTGTCCGCACCGCTGCTGGAGATGGCGGCTCGCGTGCTGCCCCAGAAGGCGCTGTGCCCGGTGTTCCTGGTGGGTTGA
- a CDS encoding cation-translocating P-type ATPase produces MGRRPAGRAAVTMSHIETSQTTVGGLSSAEAAARLAAHGANTTAVPPPRSIARRARRQLADPLVALLLAAGAVTAVLRDLPDTLIIVLVVAVNTTIGVIQEVRADAAVAALNQLAAPVARVVRDGRDQIVPAADLVPGDHVRLEAGDIVPADLELTEAQRTAFDESSLTGESVPMHRQVADIASGGTVLISGRAAGTALRTGADSALGRIADLVANTRSGPTPLQRRLVALGRMLGVTAVAVSALVFFLGMLAGRPVAQMAITAVSLVVAAVPESLPAVVTLALALGARRMARIRAIPRRLHAVETLGSVTVIASDKTGTLTENRMMVQQAVTANGARYTISGTGYVPDGTVTGPDGATAIPADLVELARSAALCNDASLLAPDDERAQWAAAGDPMEAALLTFAARCDLDPNAERATTPRVAEQPFEQARRQMTTAHELPDGGYLLVRKGAPEYILETDNDAVLLAAAAQLAADGLRVLAVATATTRGRPDPASPPPMRPAGLVGIGDPLRATAQQTATAFERAGVRLLLITGDHPGTAAAIGARLGILAAGDAVVSGDRGPLTDADITRVRVFARTQPEQKLDIIAALQRRGEVVAMTGDGVNDAPALRHADIGVAMGDGTEVARQAADLVLVDDNLGTVVAAIGEGRRIYDNIRRFLRYALAGGVAELLVMLAGPFLGMPLALLPAQLLWINLLTHGVPGVALGAEPTEADVLQRPPRSPQESVLGAGLLRGVLTGAGLLAGVTLTAGMLAGQLCLPWQSVMFLVLGLAQLGVALAVRATAVSGTARNWSLIAAVAVCALLQVAGVAAAPLRGLLGTEPLTAATILACTAVAAVPGLLLRVAGQRRVARPSQ; encoded by the coding sequence ATGGGACGGCGCCCCGCCGGAAGGGCTGCGGTGACGATGAGCCACATCGAGACATCCCAAACCACGGTCGGTGGACTGTCGAGCGCGGAGGCGGCCGCACGTCTTGCCGCCCACGGCGCGAACACGACCGCCGTGCCACCGCCGCGGAGCATCGCCAGACGGGCCAGACGGCAACTGGCGGACCCCCTGGTGGCATTACTCCTTGCAGCCGGGGCGGTGACCGCGGTCCTTCGTGACCTTCCCGACACGCTGATCATCGTCCTCGTGGTCGCCGTGAACACGACGATCGGAGTGATCCAGGAGGTCCGCGCGGACGCGGCGGTCGCCGCCCTGAACCAGCTTGCTGCACCCGTCGCCCGGGTCGTCCGAGACGGCCGCGACCAGATCGTGCCGGCCGCTGACCTCGTACCTGGTGATCACGTGCGTCTCGAAGCCGGGGACATCGTGCCCGCAGACCTGGAGCTCACCGAGGCGCAGCGGACCGCGTTCGACGAGTCGTCGCTGACCGGCGAGTCCGTCCCGATGCACCGGCAGGTGGCGGACATCGCAAGCGGGGGCACCGTCCTGATCAGCGGGCGTGCTGCCGGCACGGCCTTACGCACCGGAGCGGACAGCGCGCTAGGGCGCATCGCCGACCTCGTCGCCAACACCAGATCCGGGCCGACCCCGTTGCAGCGTCGCCTGGTCGCCCTCGGCCGGATGCTCGGTGTAACCGCAGTCGCGGTGTCCGCGCTGGTGTTCTTCCTCGGCATGCTTGCCGGTCGGCCGGTGGCGCAGATGGCGATCACCGCCGTCAGTCTGGTCGTCGCGGCAGTCCCCGAGAGCCTGCCTGCTGTCGTCACCCTCGCCTTGGCGCTCGGCGCGCGGCGGATGGCCCGCATCCGGGCGATCCCCCGCCGGTTGCACGCGGTGGAAACGCTCGGGTCGGTCACTGTGATCGCCTCCGACAAGACCGGAACGCTCACCGAAAACCGAATGATGGTGCAGCAGGCGGTCACCGCGAACGGTGCCCGGTACACGATCTCCGGAACCGGGTACGTGCCGGACGGCACGGTCACCGGCCCCGACGGAGCCACAGCGATCCCGGCGGACCTGGTGGAGTTGGCGCGTAGCGCGGCGCTCTGCAACGACGCAAGCCTGCTGGCACCGGACGATGAACGTGCGCAGTGGGCGGCAGCCGGTGATCCGATGGAGGCCGCGCTGCTCACGTTCGCCGCCCGCTGCGACCTGGACCCGAATGCTGAACGGGCCACCACGCCGCGGGTAGCCGAGCAGCCGTTCGAGCAGGCCCGCCGCCAGATGACAACAGCACACGAGCTGCCTGACGGAGGCTATCTGCTGGTGCGCAAGGGTGCCCCGGAATACATCCTCGAGACCGACAACGACGCCGTGCTGCTGGCGGCCGCGGCACAACTGGCCGCGGACGGGCTGCGGGTGCTGGCCGTGGCCACCGCCACCACCCGCGGCCGGCCCGACCCGGCCAGTCCGCCGCCGATGCGTCCGGCCGGGCTGGTCGGGATCGGTGACCCCCTACGGGCCACCGCCCAGCAGACCGCAACGGCGTTCGAACGTGCCGGCGTACGGCTGCTGCTGATCACCGGTGACCACCCGGGAACCGCGGCCGCGATCGGCGCCCGGCTCGGCATCCTCGCCGCGGGCGACGCTGTCGTCAGCGGTGACCGCGGCCCGCTGACCGACGCGGACATCACCAGGGTGCGCGTGTTCGCGCGCACGCAGCCAGAGCAGAAGCTCGACATCATCGCCGCCCTGCAGCGCCGGGGCGAGGTGGTCGCGATGACCGGTGACGGCGTGAACGACGCGCCCGCGCTGCGCCACGCTGACATCGGCGTCGCCATGGGCGACGGTACCGAGGTCGCACGGCAAGCCGCCGACCTCGTCCTGGTCGACGACAACCTCGGCACGGTGGTGGCTGCGATCGGCGAAGGCCGCCGAATCTACGACAACATCCGCCGGTTCCTGCGTTACGCCCTTGCTGGCGGAGTGGCCGAGTTGCTGGTCATGCTCGCCGGACCGTTCCTGGGAATGCCACTGGCATTGCTGCCCGCCCAGCTGCTGTGGATCAACCTGCTCACCCACGGCGTGCCCGGGGTCGCGCTCGGTGCCGAGCCCACCGAAGCCGACGTGCTGCAGCGACCGCCCCGCTCACCGCAGGAGTCGGTCCTCGGCGCCGGCCTGTTACGCGGCGTCCTAACCGGTGCAGGTCTGCTAGCGGGCGTGACTCTCACGGCCGGTATGCTCGCTGGCCAGCTCTGCCTGCCGTGGCAGTCGGTGATGTTCCTCGTGCTCGGGCTCGCCCAACTCGGCGTCGCCCTTGCCGTGCGGGCCACGGCCGTCTCCGGCACCGCCCGGAACTGGTCGCTGATCGCCGCCGTAGCCGTATGCGCGCTCCTGCAGGTCGCCGGAGTCGCCGCCGCACCGTTGCGGGGCCTGCTCGGCACCGAACCACTCACCGCCGCCACGATCCTCGCCTGCACCGCCGTTGCTGCTGTCCCCGGTCTGCTGTTGCGGGTCGCGGGACAGCGGCGGGTCGCCCGGCCATCGCAATGA
- a CDS encoding universal stress protein, with protein sequence MQTIASVTEKLSVVVGVDDLPTALHSVDIAADEAVRRGVPLVIVHAWPGWHRGTRYRAVAADRKDGRHLLDLAVQRAEHAHPGLPVRAELTDDSGAKALLERSGQASLLVIGHRDTAGRRLGWGPTATYLAHHSSCPLLVHQGRATSRGPVVLAASGRHTATMELAYDFAARTTSPLVAVHVWTAGHPGQARDSGRGAAERRLADVLAVGGTRWPDVEVERLLINENDIAYTVQRAMRRSRLLVAGVGHKGWTIEVARRSTFADVGTRQACAVLLVPPGWPSGLLAQAASANTARC encoded by the coding sequence ATGCAGACGATCGCGTCGGTCACAGAGAAGCTGTCCGTGGTGGTCGGCGTGGATGACCTGCCGACCGCCCTGCACAGTGTGGATATTGCCGCCGATGAGGCGGTACGCCGGGGTGTGCCCCTGGTGATCGTGCATGCCTGGCCCGGATGGCACCGCGGTACCCGCTATCGGGCGGTAGCTGCGGACCGCAAGGATGGACGGCATCTACTCGACCTCGCTGTCCAGCGCGCCGAGCATGCCCATCCCGGCCTGCCGGTCCGGGCAGAACTGACCGACGACAGCGGCGCCAAAGCGTTGCTCGAGCGCTCGGGGCAGGCTTCGCTGCTCGTGATCGGTCACCGGGACACTGCCGGACGCCGGCTTGGATGGGGCCCGACCGCGACATACCTGGCGCATCACAGTTCCTGCCCGCTGCTCGTCCATCAAGGCCGAGCCACGTCGCGGGGGCCGGTCGTACTGGCGGCATCCGGCCGTCATACCGCGACTATGGAACTGGCCTACGACTTCGCCGCCCGAACGACGTCCCCTTTGGTGGCCGTGCACGTGTGGACCGCTGGCCACCCCGGTCAAGCGCGTGACAGCGGCCGAGGCGCGGCCGAACGTCGACTCGCTGACGTACTCGCCGTGGGCGGTACACGGTGGCCTGACGTCGAGGTTGAGCGACTACTCATCAATGAGAACGACATCGCCTACACGGTGCAGCGGGCGATGCGGCGGAGCCGTCTTCTGGTGGCCGGCGTGGGGCACAAGGGCTGGACTATCGAAGTTGCCCGCCGTTCCACGTTTGCCGATGTCGGTACGCGCCAGGCCTGCGCGGTCCTGCTCGTCCCTCCGGGATGGCCGAGCGGGCTGCTGGCACAGGCCGCGTCGGCCAACACCGCTCGATGCTGA
- a CDS encoding YwiC-like family protein, with translation MSRPVPSRRRSMRRYIPPQHGAWAMLLVPYLVGLLTAGFRWPDLPLFGAWLSGYVFSYFAFQSIKTRRPSRVRAQLLWYGLITVVLAVPVLLARPRVLFFAPAYVLLLAINGWYALRRRERALPNDLASVVQSCLMIPVIAVIAEVPADRVFVPFLLVLLYFTGTVLYVKTMIRERGVVAYRRASVGYHLVAFAAASLTGVGSALIFVLLLARAWLLPGRPLSPKQVGLIEIGASVLVLTVAALAMP, from the coding sequence ATGAGCCGTCCCGTTCCCAGCCGTCGGCGCAGCATGCGCCGATACATTCCACCGCAGCACGGCGCGTGGGCGATGTTGCTGGTGCCGTACCTTGTCGGTCTGCTCACCGCTGGTTTCCGCTGGCCGGATCTGCCGTTGTTCGGCGCTTGGCTAAGCGGCTACGTTTTTTCCTACTTCGCCTTCCAGTCCATCAAAACTCGCCGGCCCAGCCGAGTCCGGGCACAGCTGCTTTGGTACGGCCTGATCACCGTCGTACTCGCCGTTCCAGTCCTGCTCGCCCGGCCGCGGGTACTGTTCTTCGCGCCCGCGTACGTGCTGCTGCTCGCCATCAACGGCTGGTATGCCCTGCGACGCCGCGAACGCGCGCTCCCCAACGACTTGGCATCGGTCGTCCAGAGCTGCCTGATGATCCCGGTCATCGCCGTCATCGCCGAGGTACCGGCGGATCGGGTGTTCGTGCCCTTCCTGCTCGTGCTGCTCTACTTCACCGGCACGGTGCTCTACGTGAAGACGATGATCCGGGAACGGGGCGTCGTCGCCTACCGGCGGGCCTCCGTCGGCTACCACCTTGTCGCGTTTGCGGCAGCAAGCCTGACTGGCGTCGGATCGGCGCTGATTTTCGTGCTGCTGCTGGCCCGCGCCTGGCTGCTGCCCGGCCGCCCGCTCAGCCCGAAGCAGGTCGGTCTGATCGAGATCGGGGCGAGTGTTCTGGTGCTGACGGTTGCCGCCCTCGCCATGCCGTAG